ACAAATAAGATATTGCCCTGGTGATGGGGGGTTATCGGGGTAATGTACTCTTCTCCAACAAAACTGAGCTGCTACCAGTGCCACCACCTCTTCTGGGGCTTCCTGAATACCAGAGGAGATGGCGGCTCAGCTGTAGGCTGACCCCTCTGCCCGCGGTGTGCAGCGCTGGTGAGGGGctggtcaccatccctggggtgcTGGTTGCCGCAAGGAGATGCTCTgcagccccccacatccccagggcaCATCAGCGGGAGCCCAAAGCACCTGGAGGTGCCTCTGCTTTCCTCAGTCCCAAGCACTTTAGGAGCAAGGAGGTAGATTTAGGAGCCCACAGTTCAGGAGGGCTTTTTGCTTTGACTGTTAGATCTGGCAGACTCAACCAGGGCTCAGAGCTCAAAGGGAGGCGATGAAGGGTGTTTTCTGTGTTGAAACAGCTAAATAACTGTTGGTCTTTGGATGCCTTTCTTGATCCTTCTGTGGCTGCAGGAAGCACCTTTGTGCCAATGACGATGTTCAGATATGCAGTTTCCAACGTGATCTGCTCCGTTGTTTTTGGAAGCCGTTACAGCTACAGCGACAAGGCCTTTCTGGAGCTCCTGGACGTGATCGGGAATTACATCAGCTTTTTCCTCTCCCCTGTTGCCATGGTAGGCATCCTTCTGTGCTCTGTGCCCTCCTGTCCCACATGCTTGGGTGATCAAAGGATGCTACTTTGGCTTTGGTAGTACAGCATGGATTTGGGGCAAGGTGTGGGAGGCTCTGTCTAGGCACCTGAGCCCTCCTGTGTCTCCTTCTCCTGCAGATCTACACCACCTTCCCCAACATCGTGCACCACCTCCCGGGGCCACACAGGAAAGCCTTGGCCGAGTGCGAGAAGCTGAAGGACTACATCCGAGAAAGAGTGGAGCTTCACAAGCTGACGTTGGACCCCAGCTGCCCCCGGGACTACATTGACTGTTTCCTTCTGAGGGCGGAGAAGGTAGAGGTGGTGCCAAGGCGGGTGAGAGCTGCCCTCCAGACCTGCCTGCAGATGGCACTGAATCCCCTCCCCACCGCATCGTTGCAGGGGAAGAGCAGCCCGGACACCATGTACAGCAATGAAGACTTGGTCATGTCGGTATTCAGCCTCTTTGGTGCTGGGACAGTGACCACTAGCAACACCCTGGTCTTCTTCCTCTTGGTCCTGGCAAAATACCCCCATATTCAAGGTAAGGGCAGCAAAATGCAACTGCTCCCCGTGCCTGAGGAGGCCATGGTACAGCAAAGGTGCAGACAGAGAGTCCCAGCCCTGGAGGTTCCTGTTTAGGAAGAGAGCAAAATCATCCTGCTTGGGTCACCCAAGGGTGATAGCCCTCAGGTAGAGATATGCACAGGTCAGAGGGCAGCTGCTCCCTGTCCTTGCCGGTGCAGATGGCCCTGGACTGGCCCCCCAGAGATGCCTTGAACCTTGACCTGGGCAGGTGTGTGGACTGAGACTGTTATTTCTGGTCTCTGCCAGGGGTTACAACAGGTTGCTCCCTCTCTGCTAGGCTGTCCTTTGGCTCTAAAACAGGTGCCATGGGGCGCAGTGAGAAACCAAGGGGGTGGCTCTGCATGGCCAAGACTGCAGCTCCACGCCTGCCCTTTCCCCAGCCAAGGTCCAAGAGGAGATTGATGCGGTGGTGGGCACCGGCCGTGCTCCCAGCATGGAGGACAAGCTGAGGATGCCGTACACCAACGCCGTGATCCACGAGCTGCAGCGCTTGCACAAGTCCCACATCGAGAACTTCCCACGGATGATGACACAGGACATCGTGTTCAGAGGCTACACCATCCCAAAGGTGACGTGGCCCTGGACTCTCAGTGACCCTAAGGGGAGGGGTGGCAGGGGACCTTGAACAAGATTTGCTTTTGCCCCTGGACTATTTGCTCACTTGTGAAGGTCCCAGGTCTTTCCCAGTCCTTGGCGTGGAGAGATGGTGATGATAACCTTTCAGCTGAGGAGCAGAGAACTGCTGCCAGTTCTGCCCACGCTCATGTCCCTTGCCTGTTCCGGAAAACGCCTCTTGTCACCAGGCAGATGTGCAGGGCTGCTAGGGCTGGGAGCTGAGCTTGCCCTGGTGTGGGGCCACGCCAGCCCCCATCTtagcagatcatagaatcatagaatattttgggttggaaggcccttcccagctccccagtgccccccctgccatgacagggacatcttcaccagctcaggttgctcagagccccgtccagcctggcctgggatgtctccagggatggttcatccaccacctctctggccaacctgggccaggctctcaccacactTTGTGCAGTGAGAGGGGTTTTAACATAAATCAATGGGAATAACTCAATAATTTCTGTCTCATAAGCCACACAAAGACTGGCAGGACCATGGAGGCAGTGGAGCCCCATGTTGATTGTCCCTGCCTGGCACAGAGCCACCTCTCCGGGATGCACACCCAGTCTCCCCCGTGCCCGCCCGATGCTCCTCAGCCCCTCATTCAGCTCAGCAGAGCCCGATGCTGCAGCACTGATGTTCCTCCTCActcccctgccctgtccctctcctgcagggcaCAGCTATTATTCCGGTGTTTTCTTCTGTGCATACGGATCCGAGCCAGTGGGAAAACCCCAAAGAATTCGACCCAGGCCACTTCTTGGATGAGAAGGGCGAGTTCAGGAAGCGCGAAGCCTTCATGCCTTTCTCAGCAGGTCAGtgctcagccctgcctgcagcgGCTCCACTCCAGGGACCACAAAATTGGTTGGCACCAAAGTTATACCTTTAATATGAGCTTTCTCACCCTTTTatgccctttttttccccaaatgctgGGTGAGGCCACCAGCCTGGCGCTCACCCTCTCctttctgtgtccccagggaagcGGATGTGCCCCGGCGAGGCGCTGGCCCGCATCGAGCTCTTCTTCTTCCTCACCACTTTGCTGCAGAGCTTCACCTTCCAACTGGCTGTTGAGTACAAGGAGACAGATTTATTCTCCCTATGGCTCGAGATAGAGAGGGGGGCAATACTGGGCGAGTTCTTTGCTATTCAGCG
The window above is part of the Patagioenas fasciata isolate bPatFas1 chromosome 18, bPatFas1.hap1, whole genome shotgun sequence genome. Proteins encoded here:
- the LOC136109575 gene encoding cytochrome P450 2C5-like; this encodes MDAGSAGVLVTLLLLSILWVLVWRTSRMRRRLPPGPAPGPILGNLWQKDIMPLDRTHAKLSSTYGPVFTIWLGLKPAVVLCGYEVVKDALLGHSEEFGGRPEIPLLVQLTKNYGFVSNNEEKWRELRRFTVSTLRDFGMGKSSMSQRVQEEAQHLVKLLEKLKGSTFVPMTMFRYAVSNVICSVVFGSRYSYSDKAFLELLDVIGNYISFFLSPVAMIYTTFPNIVHHLPGPHRKALAECEKLKDYIRERVELHKLTLDPSCPRDYIDCFLLRAEKGKSSPDTMYSNEDLVMSVFSLFGAGTVTTSNTLVFFLLVLAKYPHIQAKVQEEIDAVVGTGRAPSMEDKLRMPYTNAVIHELQRLHKSHIENFPRMMTQDIVFRGYTIPKGTAIIPVFSSVHTDPSQWENPKEFDPGHFLDEKGEFRKREAFMPFSAGKRMCPGEALARIELFFFLTTLLQSFTFQLAVEYKETDLFSLWLEIERGAILGEFFAIQRMVSS